ATTAGCGCCGAATATCTTTCGGAAACAAGTAGCTATTTTAGGCGCCAATGTTCAATATAATATTGCGAATATCCGCAATAGGAGTGAGTGAGATATGCAAGAGAATACTAAACTCGTTGCTGTTGTAATGATAGGTCTAGTTATCGGCGTAGGAATTGGTTACGTTATACCTTCTGCCCCACCAGTACAACAAGACCTACTCAATACTATACAGTCAAACGACGAAATCATTGTGGGCACTAGTTCTGGCTGGCCACCTTTTGAAATGTTGAATGAGACAACCGGAGAGCTCTATGGTTTTGACATAGATCTCGTTGAATACGTCGCAGACTATCTGGGAGTGAATGTGACGTGGCAGGACATGGACTTCGATGCATTAGTTGGTTCTTGTCAGAGCGGCTCAATCCATATGATTGCAGCTGCGACTTTTGCCACTGACGCACGAACAGATGTACTAGCTGCATCTCAATGGTACATGAAGTCTGACCAGGTATTAGCTACACTGGCTAACTTCACATTGGATGAGATAAGCAATATTACCGAGCTTGAAGGTTATACTGTCGGTGCGCAGACTGGCACAGTTGAAGCGGAGCAGCTGGAAGAGTACGCTTCGGCAGGATACAACATAGATGTAGAAACCTATCCTCGGCCAGATACCCTCTTCCAAGACCTAGGCGACGGAATCATCGATGCTGTTTATGTGGACGCTCCTGTACTCCAGCTGTATTCTGATATCTACAGTCTGAAGACGATATACAAGGAGAGTTCACCGCCATATGTGTTCTTCATTCAGAAGGGCAATCCTGAACTCCTTGAAGAAATCGATGATGCAATAATTGCTGCCCACGTTGATGGCACAATCGACGAACTCATCGAGAAATGGTTCGGCTAATAGTAGACCAACTTAGGTGATACATGTGCAGGGTTTGCCGACTTTCCAAGAAATCTTCATGATCCTTCTAATAAGAGGTCTTCCGGTAACCCTGGTTCTCACCTTTAGTGGGCTACTGATTGGCCTTACTGTTGGTGTAGTTCTAGCTCTCCTCCGTGTTTACGGGGGAGACCTTTTTTCTTATTTTGTTCAAGCTTATGAGCGCGTGCTTAGAGGAATACCTCTATTGGTTCTCCTTTTTCTGTTCTATGTGGGAATGCCACGGTTCTTTGCTTTTGCTGGTTCGAATACAGCGCTATCGGTAGGCATATTCAGTCTTGGAATGCGGAGTTCAGCTTACCAATCTCAGATTTTCAGAGGGGCAATTCTATCAGTTGGCGAAGGTCAAATGGAGGCTGCGCGAGCTATAGGTATGACCAAGCTTCAAGCAATTCGACATATCATTCTCCCTCAGGCTCTGAGGATCGCTTTGCCAGGCTGGTCAAACGAGTATGCGATTGTAATCAAAGATTCTTCCTATTGTATGGCCATTGGTGTTATAGAGCTAAGCAAACTTGTGATAACATTCCGTGCTCGTTATCCTGAATTGGTTGGACTTGTTATTATGGTGACTGCATTGATTTACTTTCTATTTACATATCCAGTGACAAGGACGATAGGTCAAAAGATGACAGAGCGCTTGGAGACATTGGGTCTAGGTGGAGGTGGAGTACACAGATGAATCCAGTCCTCAAAGTCAATGACATCTGGAAATCGTACGGAGATCTCCAAGTTCTGAAAGGCATTTCATTCGAGGTTGACGATTCAGAAGTAAAAGTGATATTTGGCCCCAGCGGTTCTGGGAAAAGCACACTCCTTCGCTGTATTAACATGCTTAATCCTCCGGATAAAGGAGACGTCTATCTTCGTGGTGAGAATCTAACAGAGAAAAAGGCAGACTTGAACTACTATCGAACGAAGATTGGCTTGGTCTTCCAGCATTTCAATCTCTTTTCTCATCTTACTGCCTTGGACAATGTGAGCATTGGTCTCAAACGTGTACTTGGGCTTCCTGAAGATGAGGCAAAGGAACAAGCTAGAGAGGCCCTGAAGACTGTACGATTGGGTGACAGAACGGATCACTATCCAGGAGAGCTATCAGGCGGTCAGAAGCAGCGAGTTGGTATTGCAAGGGCATTGGCAATGGAACCCGAAGTAGTTCTATTTGATGAGCCTACATCTGCGCTTGACCCTGAGCTCATTGGAGAAGTACTGGAGGTCATGCAGAAAATCGCAAGAGAGGGGACCACTATGGTAGTTGTAACACATGAGATGGGTTTTGCCCGAGCAGTCTCGGACGAAATGATTTTCATGGATGAAGGTGTAATCGTTGAGAGCGGTACACCAGAGCATTTCTTCACGGAACCAAAAACGGAGAGAGCCAGTAGCTTCCTTCACAGATTGGAGGAGCTGTATGGAGAGTGACATAATAGATGTCCTTAGACTCCATGTCGTTTTTCGAGGTGCTAGGCTTTCTTGACGTATTCGGCTATAGTGATCATCTAATCAATGGCATTATCACCACGATGGGGCTGTACGCCTTTGCCCTGTTTTTTGGGCTGGCCCTCGGTTTGGTATTAGCTATTGTCCGACATTATGGAGGTCCCATTAGTTCACGGATTGCTGCGGCCTACGTGGAATTCTTCAGAGGGACGCCTTTAATTGCTCAGCTATTTGCTATCTGGTTTGGCAAATCGTACTTCAATGATTTCTTAGTTCTAATTGGGCTTCCTGAAATAAACTTTAGGTGGAAAATCATTCTTTTCCAGATATCGCCTAGCCAGGATATTTTCATTTCCGCACAGGTACTTGTAGCGGCAATCACCTTAGGCCTGAATTCTGCAGCCTACCAAGCTGTATTCTTCCGGGGTTCAATAAAATCGATTGGCGGTGGCCAGATGACCGCTGCGAGAGCAATAGGGATGACAAAAGCACAGGGCATACGATACGTGGTACTACCCCAGAGCCTTCGACGCGTTATTCCTGCCTGGTCAAATGAAGCAGCTTACCTGCCGAAATACACAACTGCCGCCTACCTGATAGGAATCGAAGAAATATTCGCAAAGGTGAAGATCATAACCCAGGCAACATTTAGCGTCTTTGAGGTCTACCTTTTATGTGCTGTATTCTTCCTTATCCTCATAAGTATCATAACACAGATTATGGACCGGATTTATGAGAAATACAAGATACCCGGCCTTTGATGGATAGTCTCTAAGCAGTGGGACTGTAGTTAAATTGTTTGGTTACTAGACGAGTTCTTGGTCTATAGTGGAATCAACTTAGGAGATTCAACAGCACCATGCGTAGTCTTTATCTTCTATGGATGCCCTGAAATTGAGTGTGGGAATACTTTGAAGAATGGAAAGGACATGGCTGAGTTTTGTATAGAGCACGGTACCGAACTTGGCTGCAGGTATGTGGAAGCTCGCTATGTCAATCAGCGGTCGCGAGGCTTCGCTTATAGAAACGGAGAACCAATAGCTGGAGGCTTTCAACCATCTGAGGGAATCGGTGTTAGAGTGCTTGCTGATGGTGGTTTAGGTTTTGGATCCTTTGATAGAATGGAAAAAGACCTGGCAAAGGAAGTCATTGAAGCTGCCTATAAGATGGCAAAGAACGCAAATCGGAAGGAACCCATTGATTTTGGTGAACCAGTAGACACAGAAGCAAAATGGAGCGTAGATGTAGATCAGCGAGTCGCTGATGTTGATAATGACACTATCATGGAGGTTTGTAACGAGCTTAATGAGCAGATGAAGGGCTTGTCTCAGTATACACTCATGATGACGCCAACGGAATATGCCAAATACTTGATAACGAACGAGGGGTGCGAAATCTCTGCCTTCAAGAGTTTTATCCTTATTAGTGCCATACTGACTGCCAAAGCCAAAGTCGGAACAGAACAGAAGTTCTTCGACTTGACGAAGTGTGGTGGCTGGGAACGGATTGCAGAGACTAACCTGGTTGAAGATCTTAAGGACAAAGTCGAGCGCCTGAAGAAGGCTGCTCAGGAAGCTGAAAAGGTCCCTGAAGTGATAGATCAAGAGATTGACATGGTGGTTGGCCATGAGGTTGCCGGCATCATAGCGCACGAGAATGTCGGCCATCCGAGTGAAGGTGACCGAATCATGGGCAGAGAAGGGGCACAGGCTGGTGAGAGCTTCTGGCGGGATCTCGATATTGGTGAATCGAGGATAGGATCGGAGGTAGTGAACGTTTCCGAAGACCCTACGATTCCGAATACTGGCGGCTATTATCTTTATGATGATGAAGGTGTGAAGGCACGTAAACGCGAGCTCATCAAGAAAGGAATTGCGAACGAACCCCTTCTGAATAGAGAATTCGGGGTCAAATTCGGTATGGGCTCGAATGGAGCAGCTCGCTCCTCTGGATTCAACCGCGAACCCATTATCCGGATGAGCAATACCTATTTTGAACCTGGAGATTATTCCTTCGAGGAGCTCATCGAGGATGTAGACCTGGGGGTGTACATGCGTAGTTTCGCTGAGTGGAATATTGATGATCGCCGATATCAGAGCAAGTACAAAGGCTCGGAAGCTTACCTGATAAAGGATGGCGAGCTGACCGATACGATGGTGAAACGTCCCGTTCTGGAGACTACGAGCGTCGGGCTACTCAGCTCTGTTGATGCTGTGTCGGATGAGCTTAGTCTGGACTTTCCCGGAACGTGTGGGAAAAGCGACCCAATGCAGGGTGTACCCATTTATGCTGGAGGCGGGCAAATCCGATTTAGAAATATCAGACTTGGAGGTGTTGGCTAATGCATGAGATAGAGCGCCTGAAGCAATTTGTTGACGTTGCTGTCGATTACGCCGGAGAAAAAATCGAGGGTATTCTCGCACGGGGTACCATTTCAACAGGTAGTCAAATTCGGTTTTCGCAGAATGCTATTGATATTAGTAAGCGCTGGGAGGGACTTGAACTTGACCTTTTCCTCATAGTAGAAGGAGCTAAGACTGGTTTCACCAATCGGTCAGTAACTAGTGAGAATGAAGTCAAAGAAACAATCGATGATGCGATTGCATTCATCAAACGACTACCCGAGTCCAAGTTCTTTGCTGGAGTTGAAGATGATGCTCAGCAGTACAATAAGCTGTCTGGATGCTACGATTCCAATATGGATGAATTCACTCAAGAAGTTCCTGAGTATGTCAATGCAGCCATAGATGCAGCTCTTGCTAAAGGTGCAAAACGAGTGGCTGGAGCGCTCAAATTTTCTGAGGAAACAATTTTCTTCCGATCCAGTTTTGGTCCACAAGCCGATGAGAAGCGAACTCAGTACGATTTCAACATACGCGCATTTCAGGAGGAGCTTGACTACTCTGGACAGGGTCTTACATGTGGAACCATCCCTTCCGAAGCTGAAGATGATTTCGTGAATGCTGGTGAAAAGGCAGGTCGCCTGTCAAAAATGGCTGAAGGTGCGGAACAAGGAGAGCCAGGTACCTATGATGTCATTCTCAGTCCCACTGTAGCTGCGAATCTAATCGGCTATATCCCTGGTGCTGCAAACCCATTCTTAGTTCTCATTGGGATGTCCCCATTGGGTGACAAAATGGGCGAGCAGATTGCCCCTGAATCCATTACTGTCCAAGATGCACCTCATGTTGAAGGCGGGGTGGGGAGCAAGGCCTTCGATATGGAAGGTACGGCTACTCAGGAAACAGATATTGTCGAAGACGGCGTGCTGAAGAGCTTCATACATAACACGAGTACGGCTCGTATGTACGAAACAGAATCTACCGGAAATTCGGATGCTGTATCGCTTGGACGGGGAACCAAGATGCTTCTGCCGGCTCCCACAAATCTGGTTTTCGACAACGGCGATTACTCCTTTGAGGAATTGATAGAGGGGAATGACCCCGCTATATATGTCACCAGCAACTGGTATACACGATTCCAGAACTACCAAAGTGGCGAGTTCTCCAGCATTCCAAGGGATGCGATGTTCCTCATCAAAAATGGTGCAATGAAACCCATCAAGAATCTCCGAATAAGCGATAACCTTCTGAGGATGTTCTCGAATATCTCCGCTTTGGGGAACGACCGAAGGCAGGTATATTGGTGGGAAGTGAATACACCGACATTTATTCCGAGCATGAGAATTGAAGACTGTACGTTCAGCGCTGCAACAAAATAGTTTCGCGTTGTTAGAATAGTCTCTAGGGGGATACCTCATTTCCCCCTTTCTTTTTTCTATTTCTGAAGAGAGTATCCCATAGTCAGCAAATTCCCTGTTAGCTTTCTGTTATTCCTTTTCGAATATCATCTATCGTGGGAACTTCAATCCTGTGGCGGTAATCATCCCAAATTTTTCTGATGTGGTAGAAATACATTCCAATTTCAAGAGGGTCGCCAAATAGAACTACGAAATTCTCTATTATTGCTCCCTTAAGAACAAGTGGTAGAGCTTCAAATACTTGAATATCATAATAGTTAGGGGCTTTCCCAGCAGCTTCAATTCGAATTTGCATCATTTCTCTTCGGTTGTCTGAACGTGTAATAATGGCCACATCAATGTCAGATCGAGGTCCGACATTTCCAGTTACGTATGAACCAAAAAGCACAACTTCTTTGTCTGATAGGAAGCGCAAGTCATCTCGAATTTCATCAATGCTTGGTAATATGTTCTTCCACCACCTTCACAAATTCTCTCAAATCTCTTTCCACCGGTTGTGCTGATTCAAGTACCAAGTCCTTGTTTATTCCATTGTATTGATGAACTAGAACGTTCCTTAATCCATTGCAATTTGCTAATCGTTCTGCCAAATCAGCACTGAGAATGTTTCTCGCTCGCAAGCTCTCGATATTCTCATAGTCCCCCCTTGGCATAATTCCTAAATCCTTGCAAAGCATGGCAATCATATCCATTGCAGCATCAATTGCGGAACTAAGATCATAGTATATCCCTTTCAACACTATACCCTCTGGTTCTGGCATCGCGCGCTCAATTTCAGAAATACAATTGAAGATATAGGCGATTTTTTGTTTGTACCTGTCAGCTCTGCTGGGTTCCATGAAGTTCACCACTGAGATAGACTAAACACAACCCAGCTTATTTGTACTTTGATTTTCATGTTTGCGGAGCAAGCTATCAGCGACCATTTAACTTTCTGATCCATTAGCATGTGCCTTACTGGTTGACTATGCTTATTGCGGTTTCTAGGGCAACTAGTATTGTATCTATCCATGCAAAGAGTTATTTTTACCCAATACATTGGGTAATCGGGACGTTTGAATGAACGAAACGAGATACTACAAAGATAAGATTTACGTTCCCAGAGAGATACGTGAAAAGCTTAGGCTGAGGGATGGTGACATTATTCGATTCCATCTAACAGACGATGGTGTGAAGCTGATTGTTCTCAAATCTACTGAGGCCACCAATCGGATTCTAGAAAGACTTGATTCACCCCCTGATCTTGGGAAGATCATAGGCACTCTTAGAAGGGAAGAAATCTATGAAAACGTTGCTTGATACCAATATTTTTGTCCACGCGCATAATCAAGCATCTCTACACCAAGAGAAAGCAGGAGGAATACTTCGTGAGGCGCTTAATGGTCATTTAGAGGCTTGCATAACCTCTCAGATACTGTACGAATTCTTTTCAGTTGTAACTAATGTTCGAAGGGTACATCGCCCCCTAA
This genomic stretch from Candidatus Thorarchaeota archaeon harbors:
- a CDS encoding nucleotidyltransferase domain-containing protein; the encoded protein is MRFLSDKEVVLFGSYVTGNVGPRSDIDVAIITRSDNRREMMQIRIEAAGKAPNYYDIQVFEALPLVLKGAIIENFVVLFGDPLEIGMYFYHIRKIWDDYRHRIEVPTIDDIRKGITES
- a CDS encoding amino acid ABC transporter ATP-binding protein: MNPVLKVNDIWKSYGDLQVLKGISFEVDDSEVKVIFGPSGSGKSTLLRCINMLNPPDKGDVYLRGENLTEKKADLNYYRTKIGLVFQHFNLFSHLTALDNVSIGLKRVLGLPEDEAKEQAREALKTVRLGDRTDHYPGELSGGQKQRVGIARALAMEPEVVLFDEPTSALDPELIGEVLEVMQKIAREGTTMVVVTHEMGFARAVSDEMIFMDEGVIVESGTPEHFFTEPKTERASSFLHRLEELYGE
- a CDS encoding amino acid ABC transporter permease, with the protein product MSLDSMSFFEVLGFLDVFGYSDHLINGIITTMGLYAFALFFGLALGLVLAIVRHYGGPISSRIAAAYVEFFRGTPLIAQLFAIWFGKSYFNDFLVLIGLPEINFRWKIILFQISPSQDIFISAQVLVAAITLGLNSAAYQAVFFRGSIKSIGGGQMTAARAIGMTKAQGIRYVVLPQSLRRVIPAWSNEAAYLPKYTTAAYLIGIEEIFAKVKIITQATFSVFEVYLLCAVFFLILISIITQIMDRIYEKYKIPGL
- a CDS encoding DUF86 domain-containing protein, which produces MEPSRADRYKQKIAYIFNCISEIERAMPEPEGIVLKGIYYDLSSAIDAAMDMIAMLCKDLGIMPRGDYENIESLRARNILSADLAERLANCNGLRNVLVHQYNGINKDLVLESAQPVERDLREFVKVVEEHITKH
- a CDS encoding amino acid ABC transporter permease — encoded protein: MQGLPTFQEIFMILLIRGLPVTLVLTFSGLLIGLTVGVVLALLRVYGGDLFSYFVQAYERVLRGIPLLVLLFLFYVGMPRFFAFAGSNTALSVGIFSLGMRSSAYQSQIFRGAILSVGEGQMEAARAIGMTKLQAIRHIILPQALRIALPGWSNEYAIVIKDSSYCMAIGVIELSKLVITFRARYPELVGLVIMVTALIYFLFTYPVTRTIGQKMTERLETLGLGGGGVHR
- a CDS encoding AbrB/MazE/SpoVT family DNA-binding domain-containing protein, with the translated sequence MNETRYYKDKIYVPREIREKLRLRDGDIIRFHLTDDGVKLIVLKSTEATNRILERLDSPPDLGKIIGTLRREEIYENVA
- a CDS encoding amino acid ABC transporter substrate-binding protein codes for the protein MQENTKLVAVVMIGLVIGVGIGYVIPSAPPVQQDLLNTIQSNDEIIVGTSSGWPPFEMLNETTGELYGFDIDLVEYVADYLGVNVTWQDMDFDALVGSCQSGSIHMIAAATFATDARTDVLAASQWYMKSDQVLATLANFTLDEISNITELEGYTVGAQTGTVEAEQLEEYASAGYNIDVETYPRPDTLFQDLGDGIIDAVYVDAPVLQLYSDIYSLKTIYKESSPPYVFFIQKGNPELLEEIDDAIIAAHVDGTIDELIEKWFG
- a CDS encoding TldD/PmbA family protein → MHEIERLKQFVDVAVDYAGEKIEGILARGTISTGSQIRFSQNAIDISKRWEGLELDLFLIVEGAKTGFTNRSVTSENEVKETIDDAIAFIKRLPESKFFAGVEDDAQQYNKLSGCYDSNMDEFTQEVPEYVNAAIDAALAKGAKRVAGALKFSEETIFFRSSFGPQADEKRTQYDFNIRAFQEELDYSGQGLTCGTIPSEAEDDFVNAGEKAGRLSKMAEGAEQGEPGTYDVILSPTVAANLIGYIPGAANPFLVLIGMSPLGDKMGEQIAPESITVQDAPHVEGGVGSKAFDMEGTATQETDIVEDGVLKSFIHNTSTARMYETESTGNSDAVSLGRGTKMLLPAPTNLVFDNGDYSFEELIEGNDPAIYVTSNWYTRFQNYQSGEFSSIPRDAMFLIKNGAMKPIKNLRISDNLLRMFSNISALGNDRRQVYWWEVNTPTFIPSMRIEDCTFSAATK
- a CDS encoding TldD/PmbA family protein codes for the protein MKNGKDMAEFCIEHGTELGCRYVEARYVNQRSRGFAYRNGEPIAGGFQPSEGIGVRVLADGGLGFGSFDRMEKDLAKEVIEAAYKMAKNANRKEPIDFGEPVDTEAKWSVDVDQRVADVDNDTIMEVCNELNEQMKGLSQYTLMMTPTEYAKYLITNEGCEISAFKSFILISAILTAKAKVGTEQKFFDLTKCGGWERIAETNLVEDLKDKVERLKKAAQEAEKVPEVIDQEIDMVVGHEVAGIIAHENVGHPSEGDRIMGREGAQAGESFWRDLDIGESRIGSEVVNVSEDPTIPNTGGYYLYDDEGVKARKRELIKKGIANEPLLNREFGVKFGMGSNGAARSSGFNREPIIRMSNTYFEPGDYSFEELIEDVDLGVYMRSFAEWNIDDRRYQSKYKGSEAYLIKDGELTDTMVKRPVLETTSVGLLSSVDAVSDELSLDFPGTCGKSDPMQGVPIYAGGGQIRFRNIRLGGVG